One segment of Onychomys torridus chromosome 3, mOncTor1.1, whole genome shotgun sequence DNA contains the following:
- the Fabp1 gene encoding fatty acid-binding protein, liver, which yields MNFSGKYQLQSQENFEPFMKAMGLPEDLIQKGKDIKGISEIEHNGKHVKLTITYGPKVLHNEFTLGEECELETMSGEKVKTVVNMEGDNKMVTSFKGVKSVTELNGDTIINTMTLGDLVYKRISKRI from the exons ATGAACTTCTCCGGCAAGTACCAACTGCAGAGCCAAGAGAACTTTGAGCCCTTCATGAAGGCAATGG GTCTGCCTGAAGATCTCATCCAGAAGGGGAAGGACATCAAGGGGATTTCAGAAATCGAGCATAACGGGAAGCATGTCAAGCTCACCATCACCTATGGGCCCAAAGTGCTTCACAACGAGTTCACCTTGGGGGAGGAGTGTGAGCTGGAGACCATGAGTGGGGAAAAGGTCAAG ACAGTGGTTAATATGGAAGGTGACAATAAGATGGTGACAAGTTTCAAAGGCGTGAAGTCCGTGACCGAACTCAACGGCGACACAATCATCAAT ACCATGACACTGGGCGACCTTGTCTACAAGAGAATCAGCAAGAGAATTTAA